A single Providencia manganoxydans DNA region contains:
- a CDS encoding YdbL family protein translates to MKYFFRVLLLSSLFTFSAYALTVDEAKDQGLVGETLSGYLAVVNTNNSTVTQLVDDINREREIKYSEIAAKNNLQTKDVGRIAGQKLVERAGSGEYVRGINGQWLKKK, encoded by the coding sequence ATGAAATATTTTTTTCGAGTACTGCTCTTATCTAGCTTATTCACATTCTCTGCTTACGCACTAACGGTTGATGAAGCGAAAGATCAAGGCTTAGTTGGCGAAACATTGTCAGGTTATTTAGCGGTGGTTAACACCAATAATTCTACAGTGACTCAATTGGTGGATGATATAAATCGCGAACGTGAAATTAAATACAGTGAAATAGCAGCAAAAAATAACCTACAGACTAAAGATGTTGGTAGAATTGCGGGACAAAAGTTAGTTGAGCGAGCCGGTAGTGGCGAATATGTTCGCGGTATTAATGGGCAATGGCTTAAGAAAAAATAG
- a CDS encoding YnbE family lipoprotein yields MSMMLTGCLRVEVATPDKPININMNVKIEHEIQIKADRQVEDLLKENSDLFGKVDTQ; encoded by the coding sequence ATGAGTATGATGCTGACAGGGTGCTTAAGGGTCGAGGTTGCGACACCTGATAAGCCTATTAATATCAATATGAATGTTAAGATTGAACATGAAATACAGATCAAAGCAGATAGACAGGTTGAAGATCTACTTAAAGAAAACAGTGACCTTTTTGGTAAGGTGGATACGCAATGA
- a CDS encoding YdbH family protein encodes MKRALKYLLLSVIGCLVLLSVLWVTVTRWLPVVAKVYLPENVTLSLSQPVLNNQQLLVANIQLKVGNCLWFDAKDSRFSLFPMHLLVKTLSEDNQCLSQLSKNEHTDDSPISIIDIIDSLPAFSVVIENVEVSPWGQYQGSFWLHNRKGASLALDYHGENVDLSAYITPTNQLVIERFSVQLPDQEQRLYLNGEFGLPLTTDELPSTGVLDAEFVLSHPAKLLQAKLHWQDKQGSISLYDKSTGDEIAHLPWQFDANVFRVVDGRWQWEESGIPLHGGIAFQIKNWQADIADMVISGRTNMVTEGKKGKANIVLTLPENKINLLETAITFGLNGQLKYDDMILDIHLPSQITGPIVAPAISFRSGSLLRAYGRVSPTLLLQEARLPLAGTMLSAEGISGRLQAILKVKEQYWGSFAIHLDGKANKFTPDQGKWFWNYWGNAHLPSLAANWDIKGQGSWQDTLITLNTLNTGFDQIKYGLLSMKATRLILTKPLLWQRDPIKEHFQGELQLTSDRMQFGSASYLPKITTNAALNGKSPADFLLKADLSTKEVGPIVIFSRWDGERFRGQARWPEQSVSAFQTLIPSDLGITLREGKLFSQAAFSIDPETGFIAGGHWRVENTGLWLKDGEVSGLNFVLPWKLQDSTWTLGEKSPVKLRIKQLTNLFELTEIRADLSGTYPPTEIKPLKLSNVGFKMLGGEVSLDLLRWPQKQPATIRLHQIELSRLFTILKVTQFAASGKVDGELPFYLNNPEWIVRNGWMENSGPLALRLDTQFVESIKKDNISAGSAMGWLQYLEISRSRTDVNITNLGLLTMKTIIQGFNSQESKKREVHLNYTHEENIFQLWRSLRFGSNLEEWLEKNL; translated from the coding sequence GTGCTCTTATCAGTTTTATGGGTAACGGTAACCCGTTGGCTTCCTGTTGTCGCTAAAGTTTATCTACCTGAGAATGTGACGTTGTCATTAAGCCAACCTGTTTTGAACAACCAGCAGCTACTGGTTGCTAACATACAACTGAAAGTGGGTAATTGCTTGTGGTTTGATGCTAAAGATAGTCGTTTTTCTCTTTTTCCCATGCATTTATTGGTGAAAACACTGTCTGAGGATAACCAATGCCTTAGCCAATTATCGAAAAATGAACATACTGATGACTCACCCATTTCAATTATTGATATTATTGATAGTCTCCCTGCGTTTTCTGTTGTAATTGAAAACGTAGAAGTCTCTCCTTGGGGGCAATATCAAGGGAGTTTTTGGTTACATAATCGTAAAGGGGCTTCACTAGCACTAGACTATCATGGTGAAAATGTTGATTTATCCGCTTATATCACGCCAACTAATCAGCTAGTGATTGAACGTTTTTCTGTTCAATTACCAGATCAAGAACAACGTCTTTATCTCAATGGTGAATTTGGTTTGCCGTTAACCACCGATGAGCTTCCTTCTACAGGTGTGCTAGATGCGGAATTTGTTTTATCTCATCCTGCAAAATTGTTACAAGCTAAATTACATTGGCAAGATAAGCAGGGGAGTATTTCCCTTTATGATAAAAGTACGGGGGATGAGATTGCACATTTGCCTTGGCAATTTGATGCAAATGTTTTTCGTGTTGTCGATGGACGCTGGCAATGGGAAGAAAGTGGTATTCCATTACATGGTGGCATAGCATTCCAAATAAAAAATTGGCAGGCAGATATTGCTGATATGGTCATCAGTGGCCGCACAAATATGGTGACCGAGGGTAAAAAAGGGAAAGCAAACATTGTGCTAACGCTTCCTGAAAATAAAATTAATTTACTTGAGACCGCGATTACGTTTGGGCTAAATGGGCAGCTGAAATATGATGATATGATCTTGGATATTCATTTGCCTTCTCAAATTACAGGGCCGATTGTTGCTCCGGCTATTTCATTTCGTTCTGGCTCACTCTTAAGAGCTTACGGTCGAGTATCGCCAACGTTACTTTTACAAGAGGCTCGCTTGCCATTAGCTGGAACAATGCTGAGTGCTGAAGGTATTTCTGGGCGCCTACAAGCTATTTTGAAAGTAAAAGAGCAGTATTGGGGGAGTTTTGCTATTCATTTAGATGGGAAAGCGAACAAATTTACGCCTGACCAAGGTAAGTGGTTTTGGAATTACTGGGGAAATGCTCATTTACCTTCACTAGCCGCAAATTGGGATATAAAAGGTCAAGGTAGCTGGCAAGATACCTTAATTACTCTGAATACATTGAATACAGGTTTTGATCAGATCAAATATGGGTTACTTTCGATGAAGGCTACCCGCCTAATTTTAACGAAACCTTTATTGTGGCAGCGTGATCCAATTAAAGAGCATTTTCAAGGCGAATTACAGCTCACCAGCGATCGTATGCAATTTGGTTCTGCGAGTTATTTACCTAAAATTACCACCAATGCAGCGCTTAATGGGAAATCACCTGCTGATTTTCTATTGAAAGCGGATTTAAGCACGAAAGAAGTCGGGCCAATTGTGATTTTTAGCCGTTGGGATGGTGAACGTTTTAGAGGGCAAGCACGTTGGCCAGAGCAGTCAGTTAGTGCATTTCAGACCTTGATACCTAGCGATCTTGGGATAACCTTGCGAGAGGGTAAATTATTTTCGCAGGCAGCATTTTCCATTGATCCAGAAACAGGATTTATCGCGGGTGGGCACTGGCGAGTGGAAAATACTGGATTGTGGCTTAAAGATGGTGAGGTTAGTGGCCTAAATTTTGTTTTACCTTGGAAGTTGCAAGATAGTACTTGGACGTTAGGTGAAAAATCACCAGTAAAGTTACGCATAAAACAGCTAACCAACTTGTTTGAATTAACCGAAATTCGTGCTGATTTATCAGGAACCTATCCACCGACAGAGATAAAACCCTTAAAACTGAGCAATGTAGGGTTTAAGATGCTTGGAGGAGAGGTTAGCCTAGATTTATTACGTTGGCCTCAAAAACAGCCCGCGACCATTCGATTACATCAAATTGAATTGAGCAGACTATTTACTATATTGAAAGTTACGCAGTTTGCCGCTTCAGGCAAAGTTGATGGTGAATTGCCTTTTTATCTGAATAATCCCGAATGGATTGTACGCAATGGTTGGATGGAAAATAGCGGCCCGCTTGCTTTACGCCTTGATACTCAATTTGTTGAATCGATTAAGAAAGATAATATTTCTGCGGGTTCAGCGATGGGCTGGTTACAATACCTAGAAATTTCACGCAGTCGCACTGATGTCAACATCACTAATTTAGGCCTATTAACGATGAAAACGATCATTCAAGGTTTTAATTCACAAGAGTCTAAAAAACGTGAAGTTCACTTAAACTATACACACGAAGAGAACATTTTTCAGCTGTGGCGTAGCTTACGTTTTGGTAGCAACTTGGAAGAATGGTTAGAAAAGAACCTCTAA